One segment of Primulina tabacum isolate GXHZ01 chromosome 6, ASM2559414v2, whole genome shotgun sequence DNA contains the following:
- the LOC142549653 gene encoding ACT domain-containing protein ACR1-like isoform X2, translated as MDISYKPSIHPEFEELMERIHPPRVCIDNDTFPGLTLVKVDSTNKHGMLLEIVQVLTDLDLVISKSYISSDGGWLMDVFHVTDQKGGKITDQSVRYRIHEGICASRRVSRPQQLRIGQTALEMTGIDRPGLMSEMSAALAELGCDVSSAMAWTHNNRAACIIYVDDKGGPITDPSRVAQVQAQLENVVEAHHYNNERRSVRLTVPAMCQTHTERRLHQLMAADRDYEECCSCCRSGNDDDDDDVDQVYQYEGKTKKECEGTHVKIDKCKENGYSAVTIRCRDRPKLLYDTLCTLTDLHYVVFHATMSSNEAIAFQEYYIRHENGCTLDSEAERLRVTQCLVAATERRNSHGLRLDICVRNRTGWLSDVTRVFRESGLSITRAEIGTRGENAVGTFYVKDISGQKVNPETLEMVTQEIGGSIVVSNTSSESSPEATSPETTRSNTGRTQQFSLGNFLREQLERLSSNFRPIKGEHSPVNDRQLPCKNGQSKVYF; from the exons ATGGACATTAGTTACAAACCAAGCATTCATCCTGAATTCGAAGAACTCATGGAAAGAATACATCCACCGAG GGTTTGTATTGACAATGACACTTTTCCAGGCTTAACTCTTGTGAAG GTTGACAGTACTAATAAGCACGGGATGCTGCTGGAGATCGTCCAAGTTTTGACGGATCTTGATCTTGTTATTTCGAAATCGTACATCTCGTCTGATGGTGGCTGGCTCATGGATG TCTTCCACGTAACCGACCAGAAGGGGGGGAAAATCACGGACCAAAGTGTCAGATATCGCATCCATGAG GGCATCTGCGCTAGTAGGAGAGTTTCCAGGCCCCAGCAACTACGGATAGGACAAACAGCGCTTGAGATGACTGGGATAGATAGGCCAGGTTTGATGTCCGAGATGTCAGCTGCGCTGGCCGAGCTAGGATGCGACGTCTCCTCAGCCATGGCATGGACTCACAACAACCGAGCAGCGTGCATTATTTATGTAGACGATAAAGGTGGGCCTATCACGGACCCTAGTCGAGTGGCCCAAGTGCAGGCGCAACTTGAGAATGTCGTCGAAGCCCATCACTACAATAACGAGAGACGTAGCGTGAGATTGACTGTCCCGGCTATGTGTCAAACCCACACAGAGAGACGGCTTCACCAGCTGATGGCAGCTGATAGAGACTACGAGGAATGTTGTTCATGTTGTCGAAGTggtaatgatgatgatgatgatgatgttgaTCAAGTCTACCAGTATGAAGGAAAGACGAAGAAGGAATGTGAAGGCACGCATGTGAAAATTGACAAGTGTAAAGAAAATGGATATTCCGCTGTGACGATAAGGTGCAGAGATCGGCCTAAGTTGTTATACGACACACTTTGTACTTTGACAGATCTGCACTATGTAGTCTTCCATGCAACGATGAGTTCCAACGAAGCTATTGCTTTCCAG GAGTACTATATAAGACATGAGAATGGATGTACTTTAGATTCTGAAGCTGAGAGGCTAAGGGTTACTCAGTGTTTGGTTGCTGCCACAGAAAGGAGAAATTCCCAT GGATTAAGACTGGATATTTGCGTGAGAAACAGAACGGGATGGCTATCGGACGTCACTCGAGTTTTCCGGGAGAGTGGATTATCAATAACTAGAGCCGAGATTGGCACTCGTGGCGAAAACGCGGTCGGAACGTTCTACGTGAAAGACATATCGGGGCAAAAAGTAAATCCAGAAACCCTGGAAATGGTGACTCAAGAAATCGGGGGCTCCATTGTTGTTTCAAATACATCTTCTGAATCATCCCCCGAAGCCACATCCCCAGAAACGACTAGAAGCAATACCGGAAGAACACAACAATTTTCACTCGGAAACTTTCTGCGGGAACAGCTGGAGCGGCTTTCAAGCAACTTTAGACCCATAAAAGGTGAGCATTCACCAGTTAATGATCGGCAGTTGCCATGCAAAAATGGACAGTCCAAGGTTTATTTCTGA
- the LOC142549653 gene encoding ACT domain-containing protein ACR1-like isoform X1 — MDISYKPSIHPEFEELMERIHPPRVCIDNDTFPGLTLVKVDSTNKHGMLLEIVQVLTDLDLVISKSYISSDGGWLMDVFHVTDQKGGKITDQSVRYRIHEGICASRRVSRPQQLRIGQTALEMTGIDRPGLMSEMSAALAELGCDVSSAMAWTHNNRAACIIYVDDKGGPITDPSRVAQVQAQLENVVEAHHYNNERRSVRLTVPAMCQTHTERRLHQLMAADRDYEECCSCCRSGNDDDDDDVDQVYQYEGKTKKECEGTHVKIDKCKENGYSAVTIRCRDRPKLLYDTLCTLTDLHYVVFHATMSSNEAIAFQFLQEYYIRHENGCTLDSEAERLRVTQCLVAATERRNSHGLRLDICVRNRTGWLSDVTRVFRESGLSITRAEIGTRGENAVGTFYVKDISGQKVNPETLEMVTQEIGGSIVVSNTSSESSPEATSPETTRSNTGRTQQFSLGNFLREQLERLSSNFRPIKGEHSPVNDRQLPCKNGQSKVYF, encoded by the exons ATGGACATTAGTTACAAACCAAGCATTCATCCTGAATTCGAAGAACTCATGGAAAGAATACATCCACCGAG GGTTTGTATTGACAATGACACTTTTCCAGGCTTAACTCTTGTGAAG GTTGACAGTACTAATAAGCACGGGATGCTGCTGGAGATCGTCCAAGTTTTGACGGATCTTGATCTTGTTATTTCGAAATCGTACATCTCGTCTGATGGTGGCTGGCTCATGGATG TCTTCCACGTAACCGACCAGAAGGGGGGGAAAATCACGGACCAAAGTGTCAGATATCGCATCCATGAG GGCATCTGCGCTAGTAGGAGAGTTTCCAGGCCCCAGCAACTACGGATAGGACAAACAGCGCTTGAGATGACTGGGATAGATAGGCCAGGTTTGATGTCCGAGATGTCAGCTGCGCTGGCCGAGCTAGGATGCGACGTCTCCTCAGCCATGGCATGGACTCACAACAACCGAGCAGCGTGCATTATTTATGTAGACGATAAAGGTGGGCCTATCACGGACCCTAGTCGAGTGGCCCAAGTGCAGGCGCAACTTGAGAATGTCGTCGAAGCCCATCACTACAATAACGAGAGACGTAGCGTGAGATTGACTGTCCCGGCTATGTGTCAAACCCACACAGAGAGACGGCTTCACCAGCTGATGGCAGCTGATAGAGACTACGAGGAATGTTGTTCATGTTGTCGAAGTggtaatgatgatgatgatgatgatgttgaTCAAGTCTACCAGTATGAAGGAAAGACGAAGAAGGAATGTGAAGGCACGCATGTGAAAATTGACAAGTGTAAAGAAAATGGATATTCCGCTGTGACGATAAGGTGCAGAGATCGGCCTAAGTTGTTATACGACACACTTTGTACTTTGACAGATCTGCACTATGTAGTCTTCCATGCAACGATGAGTTCCAACGAAGCTATTGCTTTCCAG TTCTTGCAGGAGTACTATATAAGACATGAGAATGGATGTACTTTAGATTCTGAAGCTGAGAGGCTAAGGGTTACTCAGTGTTTGGTTGCTGCCACAGAAAGGAGAAATTCCCAT GGATTAAGACTGGATATTTGCGTGAGAAACAGAACGGGATGGCTATCGGACGTCACTCGAGTTTTCCGGGAGAGTGGATTATCAATAACTAGAGCCGAGATTGGCACTCGTGGCGAAAACGCGGTCGGAACGTTCTACGTGAAAGACATATCGGGGCAAAAAGTAAATCCAGAAACCCTGGAAATGGTGACTCAAGAAATCGGGGGCTCCATTGTTGTTTCAAATACATCTTCTGAATCATCCCCCGAAGCCACATCCCCAGAAACGACTAGAAGCAATACCGGAAGAACACAACAATTTTCACTCGGAAACTTTCTGCGGGAACAGCTGGAGCGGCTTTCAAGCAACTTTAGACCCATAAAAGGTGAGCATTCACCAGTTAATGATCGGCAGTTGCCATGCAAAAATGGACAGTCCAAGGTTTATTTCTGA